From the Gramella sp. Hel_I_59 genome, one window contains:
- a CDS encoding mechanosensitive ion channel family protein, whose amino-acid sequence MQSRAEQELETIEGSFNQFYQNLIDQLPGIGLGLVIIVLGVLIGIWLGRFFTKRISARTSDPLMSKFLGKAIRFLIIITSIMLALKAAGLGGVATGILTAAGASAVVLGFAFKDIGENFIAGIILAFNRPFDVNDTVEIGNNFGKVKALEFRYTKLKTFDGKDVYIPNSDVLTKPATNYTEDGFFRWSFIIGIAYEDNIDGAKKTVMEALRKEPTVIEDAEHQNFVIEDELATSTVNLKVFFWVDTTDFRMQAMITKGNVVRAVKEALEDNGYYLPADIQEIKLYGGETDFPVGVSNKKEKTD is encoded by the coding sequence ATGCAAAGTCGGGCTGAACAGGAATTGGAAACTATTGAAGGATCATTTAATCAATTTTATCAAAATTTAATTGATCAATTACCTGGTATTGGACTCGGTTTAGTGATCATTGTTCTAGGTGTACTTATTGGAATCTGGCTGGGAAGATTTTTCACCAAACGAATATCTGCCAGGACTTCAGATCCTTTAATGAGTAAGTTTCTTGGTAAGGCTATCAGATTCCTGATCATTATCACATCCATTATGCTTGCCTTGAAAGCTGCGGGTCTTGGAGGTGTCGCTACCGGTATCCTTACCGCAGCCGGAGCAAGTGCGGTTGTTTTAGGTTTTGCGTTTAAAGATATTGGTGAGAATTTTATCGCAGGAATAATTCTGGCATTTAACCGTCCATTTGATGTAAACGATACTGTAGAAATTGGTAATAACTTTGGAAAAGTGAAAGCCCTTGAATTCAGATATACTAAGCTCAAAACTTTTGATGGGAAGGATGTGTATATCCCAAATAGTGATGTATTAACGAAGCCGGCTACCAATTATACTGAAGACGGATTTTTTCGATGGAGCTTTATTATTGGAATTGCCTATGAAGATAATATTGACGGTGCTAAAAAGACTGTGATGGAAGCCTTACGAAAGGAGCCTACTGTCATCGAAGATGCAGAACATCAAAATTTCGTTATCGAAGATGAACTTGCCACCAGTACGGTAAATCTAAAAGTGTTTTTCTGGGTGGATACCACCGATTTCAGGATGCAGGCGATGATCACCAAAGGGAATGTGGTAAGAGCTGTAAAAGAGGCACTGGAAGACAATGGCTATTATCTACCAGCAGATATTCAGGAAATAAAATTATATGGTGGAGAGACAGATTTTCCTGTTGGGGTTTCTAATAAAAAGGAAAAAACCGACTAG
- a CDS encoding DUF3307 domain-containing protein, whose translation MENSILILLQLLLAHVVTDFVLQPTKWVEHKRRKKGRSRFLYLHSIVAGILTFIFLADPELWYIAIFIGVTHFIVDLWKLQSGKDTLKMFVLDQLLHLIAIIFAWLYLTDNFKNVILFLQEMINSTSILAVIMGYMLVIFPSGFLIGKATSRWQTEVKDDLQKNSLDAAGRYIGIFERILVLTFILTDNFSAIGFLIAAKSILRFSDKAETGARKQTEYVLVGTLMSFTITVIVGFLVRYIMFF comes from the coding sequence ATGGAGAATAGTATTTTGATTCTTTTACAATTGTTACTGGCACATGTAGTAACCGATTTTGTACTGCAGCCTACTAAATGGGTGGAGCATAAAAGAAGGAAAAAAGGCAGATCACGATTCCTTTACCTGCATTCGATCGTAGCGGGAATTCTAACATTTATATTCCTGGCAGATCCTGAACTCTGGTATATTGCCATTTTTATAGGTGTTACTCACTTTATTGTAGACCTTTGGAAACTACAGTCTGGAAAGGATACTTTAAAAATGTTTGTGCTGGATCAGCTACTTCACTTAATTGCCATAATCTTTGCGTGGCTTTATCTCACAGATAATTTTAAAAATGTGATCTTGTTCTTACAGGAAATGATCAATTCCACTTCAATTCTTGCGGTCATTATGGGGTATATGCTAGTGATCTTCCCTTCAGGATTTTTAATTGGAAAGGCAACAAGTCGCTGGCAAACAGAAGTCAAAGATGATTTGCAGAAAAATAGTCTTGATGCTGCTGGCCGCTATATTGGGATTTTTGAAAGAATTCTTGTGCTCACTTTTATTCTTACCGATAATTTTTCAGCAATAGGATTTCTGATAGCCGCAAAATCGATTCTCAGGTTCAGTGATAAAGCTGAAACCGGAGCCAGAAAGCAGACTGAATACGTTCTGGTAGGAACTCTTATGAGTTTTACCATCACGGTAATTGTAGGCTTCCTAGTACGCTACATCATGTTTTTCTAG
- a CDS encoding mechanosensitive ion channel domain-containing protein produces the protein MDNMIDIICFFEDLFLDYGMNAVLAQYLNLLINIVALTFIVFAANYVVKHFVIEAISAFTNRTKTTIDDFLIKSNFPRYIGRFLPIYIVYELFPLIFIDFPRILEFFFYTMKIYIIILVVWICRSVLRSTRNYLKTRSEFNDKPLESFSQIIMIFLWIIGLMFMFSVITGKSVIGFAISLGAASAVILLIFKDTILGLVASIQVSVNDIVRIGDWITFQKFGADGTVTEINLATVRVQNWDNTYTTIPTYSLISDSFQNWRGMQESPGRRIKRSVFIKQNSVKFLGPEDIAKLKKIQLIAPYLENRQSEIDKYNETNNIDKSVLINGRNQTNLGIFRKYADSYLQDHSAIHKEMYLIVRHLAPTPNGIPLEILCFSRDKRWENFEYISADIFDHLIAAIPYFDLQLFEAPSGDDIRNFLSERSN, from the coding sequence ATGGATAACATGATCGATATTATTTGTTTTTTCGAAGATCTATTTCTGGATTATGGAATGAATGCTGTTCTGGCACAGTATCTCAATTTGCTAATCAACATTGTTGCACTTACGTTTATCGTGTTTGCAGCTAATTATGTGGTTAAGCATTTTGTGATAGAAGCCATTAGTGCCTTTACCAATCGCACAAAAACCACTATAGACGACTTTCTTATTAAAAGTAACTTCCCGAGATACATAGGGAGGTTTCTGCCTATATATATAGTTTACGAGTTATTCCCATTAATTTTTATAGACTTTCCGAGGATTCTAGAATTCTTCTTTTATACGATGAAGATCTATATCATCATCCTGGTGGTCTGGATCTGTCGAAGTGTGCTTCGCTCTACAAGAAATTATCTAAAAACCAGATCGGAGTTTAATGACAAGCCACTGGAAAGCTTCAGCCAGATCATCATGATCTTTCTCTGGATCATTGGCCTAATGTTTATGTTTTCTGTCATTACAGGTAAATCTGTAATTGGATTCGCAATATCTTTAGGTGCCGCTTCCGCAGTAATTTTACTAATTTTTAAAGATACAATCTTAGGTTTAGTTGCCTCCATACAAGTATCTGTAAATGATATAGTTAGAATTGGAGACTGGATCACATTTCAGAAATTTGGAGCAGATGGAACGGTTACCGAAATTAATCTTGCAACGGTTCGTGTGCAAAACTGGGATAATACTTATACCACGATTCCAACCTATAGTCTTATTTCAGATTCTTTTCAGAATTGGAGAGGTATGCAGGAGTCACCAGGAAGAAGAATCAAACGTTCGGTTTTTATCAAGCAGAATTCTGTAAAGTTTCTTGGACCCGAAGACATAGCAAAGCTGAAAAAGATTCAACTAATAGCTCCTTATTTGGAAAACAGGCAGTCTGAAATTGATAAGTATAACGAGACAAATAACATAGACAAAAGTGTCCTTATAAACGGAAGGAATCAAACGAACCTAGGTATTTTCAGGAAGTATGCAGACTCTTATTTGCAGGATCATTCAGCCATCCATAAAGAGATGTATTTGATTGTAAGACATCTCGCTCCTACACCTAATGGAATTCCTCTGGAAATACTGTGTTTCAGTAGAGATAAACGCTGGGAAAATTTTGAGTATATTTCCGCAGATATTTTTGACCATCTTATTGCTGCCATCCCTTACTTTGATCTTCAGTTATTTGAAGCTCCATCTGGCGATGACATCCGTAATTTTCTATCAGAGAGATCAAACTAA
- a CDS encoding DUF3817 domain-containing protein produces MALKHKITLFKWVSILEGISFLVLLLIAMPLKYILDMPAMVKHVGMAHGVLFVAYVVGALLLIKPMNWGLKQIAIIFGCSFIPFGPFYVEKKYL; encoded by the coding sequence ATGGCTTTGAAACATAAGATTACTCTATTTAAGTGGGTTAGCATTCTGGAAGGTATTTCATTTCTGGTATTATTACTCATTGCAATGCCTTTAAAATACATTCTGGATATGCCGGCAATGGTTAAACATGTAGGTATGGCACACGGAGTACTTTTCGTAGCTTATGTTGTAGGAGCTTTATTACTTATAAAGCCAATGAACTGGGGGCTTAAGCAGATCGCAATCATTTTTGGTTGCTCTTTTATTCCATTCGGACCATTTTACGTAGAGAAAAAATATCTCTAA
- a CDS encoding glyoxalase, with translation MNPRDIKLLELRPEIPSARITDNMSDEERFQNKTLRPIAKLQNDLILAMFRNYIKKHKNKFYELKLDRRLIYVETAIQKDIKFRNSLKGAIIGQFTIEEYDTYILNSSALNKRMMNIVRERLQSNIQLLEKHDVAY, from the coding sequence ATGAATCCTAGAGACATCAAATTACTGGAACTCAGGCCTGAGATTCCTTCTGCTAGAATTACAGATAATATGAGCGATGAAGAACGTTTTCAAAATAAAACGCTCCGTCCTATTGCTAAACTTCAGAATGATCTAATTCTGGCTATGTTTAGAAATTACATCAAAAAGCACAAAAACAAATTTTACGAATTGAAACTGGATCGTAGATTGATCTACGTTGAAACTGCAATTCAGAAGGATATAAAATTCCGAAACAGTTTAAAGGGTGCGATCATCGGGCAGTTTACTATTGAAGAGTATGATACATATATCCTCAATAGTTCTGCATTGAACAAGCGAATGATGAATATTGTTCGTGAAAGATTACAAAGTAATATTCAATTACTAGAAAAACATGATGTAGCGTACTAG
- a CDS encoding hotdog domain-containing protein: protein MRFHTRKWIKPEDLNPNGTLFGGRLLEWIDEECALYSIVQLENPKTVTKYMSEIDFRSSAHQGDIVEIGIEVIKFGTASLTLQCEVRNKMTRETIITVDRIVMVALGDDGKPKPHGKNKIEFVKDRLK from the coding sequence ATGAGATTTCATACCAGAAAATGGATTAAACCTGAAGACTTAAATCCTAACGGAACTTTATTTGGTGGCCGTTTGTTAGAGTGGATAGACGAAGAATGTGCTTTATATAGTATAGTTCAATTAGAAAACCCCAAAACCGTCACTAAATATATGAGTGAGATAGACTTTAGAAGTTCTGCTCATCAGGGTGATATCGTGGAGATTGGGATTGAGGTAATAAAATTTGGAACTGCTTCCCTTACGCTTCAATGTGAAGTTAGAAATAAAATGACCAGAGAAACCATTATTACCGTAGATCGCATAGTTATGGTAGCTTTAGGAGACGATGGCAAACCTAAACCACATGGAAAGAATAAAATAGAATTTGTAAAAGACCGACTTAAATAA
- a CDS encoding NAD-dependent succinate-semialdehyde dehydrogenase produces the protein MIASKNPYTGETIEKFEELSKEQIDEVLENAQQRYKLWRKTSMGERAEFMKNAAEELKANKEEYARDITLEMGKPISQSISEIEKCAWVCEYYAKHAEEHLADRLVDTDAQKSYVSYEPIGVVLAVMPWNYPFWQVFRFAAPALMAGNIGVLKHASNVMRSANNIQKVFERAGFPKYCFQNMTVGSDKIDDVIKDKRIKAVTLTGSKPAGAAVASTAGSEIKKSVLELGGSNALVVFDNANMDAAIDTCIQARFQNTGQSCIAGKRLIIHENIAEEFTKNYVEKVKELKSGDPMNEDTFIGTMARVDLAEDLEKQIKSSVDAGAKILIGGERDGAYMQPTVLGGVTKEMSMFKEETFGPAIGITRFKTAEEAIELVNSSDFGLGVSIFTEDMDFAKDIIPEFEDGAVFVNELVKSDPRLPFGGTKISGYGRELSLDGIQEFVNKKTVYIK, from the coding sequence ATGATTGCATCTAAGAATCCATATACCGGTGAGACCATTGAGAAATTTGAAGAGCTCTCTAAAGAACAGATCGATGAAGTTTTAGAGAATGCCCAGCAGCGATATAAACTCTGGAGAAAAACCAGCATGGGTGAACGTGCAGAATTCATGAAAAATGCTGCGGAAGAGCTCAAAGCCAATAAGGAGGAATACGCCCGGGATATAACACTGGAAATGGGGAAGCCAATTTCTCAAAGCATTTCTGAAATTGAAAAATGTGCGTGGGTTTGTGAATACTATGCCAAGCATGCTGAAGAACACCTTGCTGACAGGCTAGTTGATACAGATGCTCAAAAGAGTTATGTAAGTTATGAGCCTATTGGAGTAGTTCTGGCTGTTATGCCCTGGAACTATCCATTCTGGCAGGTGTTTAGATTTGCTGCTCCCGCATTGATGGCCGGTAATATAGGTGTTCTCAAACATGCTAGCAACGTAATGCGTTCTGCAAATAATATTCAGAAAGTATTTGAGAGAGCTGGTTTTCCAAAATATTGTTTTCAGAATATGACGGTAGGAAGCGACAAGATCGATGATGTCATAAAAGATAAAAGAATAAAGGCTGTTACTCTTACAGGTTCTAAGCCTGCAGGAGCTGCAGTGGCTTCCACCGCTGGTAGTGAGATAAAAAAATCTGTACTGGAATTAGGAGGTAGTAATGCATTGGTAGTTTTCGACAACGCAAATATGGATGCTGCGATTGACACCTGCATTCAAGCAAGGTTTCAGAATACAGGACAAAGCTGCATTGCAGGAAAAAGACTTATTATCCATGAAAATATCGCTGAAGAGTTCACAAAGAATTATGTTGAAAAAGTAAAGGAACTCAAAAGTGGAGATCCTATGAACGAGGATACTTTTATTGGTACTATGGCCAGAGTAGATCTCGCTGAAGATCTGGAGAAGCAAATAAAATCTTCTGTAGACGCTGGAGCAAAGATTCTCATTGGCGGTGAAAGAGATGGTGCATATATGCAACCAACGGTGCTGGGTGGTGTAACTAAAGAGATGTCCATGTTCAAAGAGGAAACTTTTGGGCCTGCAATTGGTATCACTAGATTTAAAACTGCGGAAGAAGCTATCGAACTTGTAAATAGCTCAGATTTTGGCTTGGGGGTTTCAATATTTACTGAAGATATGGATTTTGCGAAAGATATAATTCCGGAATTTGAAGATGGTGCAGTATTCGTAAATGAGCTTGTAAAAAGTGATCCTCGTCTTCCATTTGGAGGCACCAAAATCTCAGGTTATGGTCGAGAACTTTCATTAGATGGTATTCAGGAATTTGTAAATAAGAAAACAGTCTATATAAAATAA
- a CDS encoding transcription elongation factor has protein sequence MVANKAELFNKCLDTVNRQIDKYQNEMDQIKQSMENNDAHTDYDEDDSKGQLLGDFEKYAEYLDNSRKMKEKLSKIDRNHYTEAVDFGSVIETNENYYFISAALGKIDMEDGTSVYAISTDAPIFSEMKGKKAGDKFSFNNKEQEIKEVH, from the coding sequence ATGGTAGCTAATAAAGCAGAATTATTCAACAAATGTCTCGATACTGTAAATAGACAGATCGATAAATATCAAAATGAAATGGACCAGATCAAACAGTCCATGGAGAACAATGATGCTCATACAGACTATGATGAGGACGATAGCAAAGGGCAATTACTTGGGGACTTTGAAAAGTATGCGGAATACCTTGACAACTCAAGGAAAATGAAAGAAAAACTAAGCAAAATAGATAGAAATCATTATACGGAAGCTGTTGATTTTGGGAGTGTTATAGAGACCAATGAGAATTATTACTTTATATCTGCCGCTTTAGGAAAAATTGATATGGAGGATGGAACTTCTGTTTATGCAATTAGTACAGATGCTCCAATATTTAGTGAAATGAAAGGTAAAAAAGCCGGTGATAAATTTTCATTCAACAATAAAGAACAGGAAATAAAAGAAGTTCACTAG
- a CDS encoding YqaE/Pmp3 family membrane protein, whose amino-acid sequence MSILTIVLNILLPPLAVFMKHGLGVTFLISLLLTALGWIPGVIHAFLVNGTK is encoded by the coding sequence ATGTCAATTCTTACAATTGTTTTAAACATTTTACTACCACCATTAGCCGTATTCATGAAACATGGACTTGGCGTAACATTCTTAATTAGTTTATTGCTAACGGCCTTAGGTTGGATTCCAGGTGTAATTCACGCGTTTCTTGTAAACGGAACGAAATAG
- a CDS encoding VTT domain-containing protein yields the protein MKEKAKSKKKSRIRLLHQYYSYTGFYSFVLGSLRKAVLPIVLFVASLWAIDHFLLDIEDMLVTVTETYSPWQVLSIFFLSESLLGLVPPELFIAWAGKSAIPFLYLSLLALGSYLGGIVSYWIGVSITKIPAVHNALELKLAKHIKNTRKWGGFLIIVGALLPIPFAMTSIAAGIIRFPFPSYLIFGLLRFARFYLYALVIFEMV from the coding sequence ATGAAAGAAAAAGCGAAATCTAAAAAGAAGTCGCGAATCCGCTTATTGCACCAATATTACAGTTATACCGGTTTTTATTCTTTCGTTCTTGGGAGTTTAAGAAAAGCCGTTTTACCAATTGTTCTATTTGTTGCTTCGTTATGGGCGATCGATCACTTTCTTCTGGATATAGAAGACATGCTAGTGACGGTGACCGAAACCTACAGTCCGTGGCAGGTATTATCTATCTTTTTTCTATCTGAATCATTATTAGGTCTGGTTCCTCCAGAGCTATTTATCGCTTGGGCTGGAAAGTCCGCAATTCCATTCCTGTACTTATCTTTACTCGCTTTAGGCTCATATCTTGGTGGAATTGTTTCTTACTGGATCGGTGTTTCTATCACTAAGATTCCAGCTGTACACAATGCATTGGAACTTAAACTTGCCAAACATATTAAGAACACCCGTAAATGGGGAGGTTTTCTAATTATCGTTGGAGCTTTACTTCCTATTCCTTTTGCGATGACCAGTATCGCCGCAGGTATTATTAGATTCCCTTTTCCAAGTTACCTTATCTTCGGCTTACTTAGATTTGCTAGGTTCTATTTATACGCCCTTGTTATATTTGAAATGGTTTAA
- the galE gene encoding UDP-glucose 4-epimerase GalE has translation MNNKKVLVTGGLGFIGSHTVVALQQEGFEVVVIDNLSNSSIEVLGGITQISGKTPEFENIDLREKSAVKDFFEKYPDIENVIHFAASKAVGESVINPLLYYENNLSTLVYLLHELNNKEKANFIFSSSCTVYGQADELPITENAPVKQAESPYGNTKQIGEEIIRDTCKVNQELKAISLRYFNPIGAHHSGEIGELPIGTPQNLVPYITQTAIGKRSELSVYGDDYPTRDGTAIRDYIHVMDLAEAHVSALKRLLSQNENENYEVFNLGTGNGNTVLEVIKSFEKVSEKDLAYKIVGRREGDITAAYTDTNKANDHLNWKAKRSLDEALDSAWKWQKLVEKKEEDQD, from the coding sequence ATGAATAATAAGAAAGTACTGGTTACCGGCGGTCTTGGTTTTATTGGATCACACACCGTAGTAGCCTTACAACAGGAAGGATTTGAAGTTGTAGTCATAGATAATCTTTCAAACTCATCTATAGAGGTTCTTGGAGGAATAACTCAAATTAGCGGTAAAACACCAGAATTTGAAAATATAGATCTAAGGGAGAAATCTGCAGTGAAGGATTTCTTTGAGAAATACCCGGATATCGAAAACGTGATTCACTTTGCTGCTTCTAAAGCAGTGGGAGAAAGTGTCATTAATCCTTTATTATACTACGAAAATAATCTATCAACCTTAGTGTATTTATTACATGAACTTAATAATAAGGAGAAGGCGAACTTTATTTTTAGTTCTTCATGTACGGTTTATGGACAGGCTGATGAATTACCTATAACTGAAAATGCACCGGTAAAGCAAGCTGAGTCACCTTATGGTAATACCAAACAAATAGGTGAGGAGATCATCAGGGATACTTGTAAGGTCAACCAGGAATTGAAGGCAATTTCATTGCGTTATTTTAATCCAATTGGAGCACATCATTCTGGAGAAATTGGGGAGCTTCCAATAGGTACTCCGCAAAACCTGGTACCATACATTACTCAAACTGCCATTGGTAAAAGATCTGAACTTTCAGTATATGGTGATGATTATCCTACCAGAGACGGAACCGCTATACGTGATTATATTCATGTAATGGATCTTGCAGAAGCTCATGTTTCAGCATTGAAACGTTTACTATCGCAGAATGAGAATGAGAATTACGAAGTTTTTAACCTGGGAACAGGAAATGGAAATACTGTTCTGGAAGTAATCAAGTCTTTTGAAAAGGTATCTGAAAAGGATCTAGCCTATAAAATAGTGGGTAGAAGAGAAGGAGATATCACCGCAGCCTATACAGATACTAATAAGGCAAATGATCATTTAAACTGGAAAGCGAAAAGATCTCTGGATGAAGCTTTGGATAGTGCCTGGAAATGGCAAAAGCTAGTAGAGAAAAAGGAAGAAGATCAGGATTAA
- a CDS encoding NUDIX hydrolase gives MADNKIAVTVDSVVFCKTNNLFKVLLIQRKNEPFKDQWALPGGFVDEGEDLETAAKRELKEETGVVVKSMEQVQAFGNPGRDPRGHTISIAFLSRIFCEEDLSPSDDARDARWVAVEDLPKMELAFDHDEIINVAQQFL, from the coding sequence ATGGCAGATAATAAGATAGCGGTAACAGTTGACAGCGTCGTATTCTGTAAAACAAATAATTTATTTAAGGTTTTACTGATTCAGCGTAAGAATGAGCCATTTAAAGATCAATGGGCTCTGCCTGGCGGATTTGTAGATGAAGGGGAGGACCTTGAAACTGCAGCAAAAAGAGAACTGAAAGAGGAGACCGGTGTGGTTGTTAAAAGTATGGAACAGGTACAAGCCTTCGGAAATCCAGGGCGGGATCCTCGAGGGCATACCATCTCAATTGCATTCTTAAGTAGAATTTTTTGCGAAGAAGATCTTTCTCCCTCAGATGATGCCCGGGATGCAAGATGGGTTGCTGTGGAAGATTTGCCTAAAATGGAACTGGCATTTGATCATGACGAGATCATTAATGTAGCACAGCAATTCTTATAA
- a CDS encoding endonuclease/exonuclease/phosphatase family protein, protein MKLKPFLQGFGILAVLITLIPIVAVDFWWVRMFDYPHIQLTLLTLMAIFAYFLRFKISNWRDYAFMIILVGCFIYQFVKILPYTPFVPYDVGKPTETVDNQTGMMLLTSNVLQKNKEKAILIEEMKKLNPDVAVFTETDIKWSDAIKAGIGSNYPYKVEVPLDNTYGMLLYSKFKLNNSQVKYIVDDSIPSIHTEIELRSGDRIQLHAIHPTPPMPQHNPSSSDRDAEMMKIALESMDSDIPVVVIGDFNDVAWSQTTSMFQTVGELLDVRKGRSFYNTFNAKSFIMRWSLDHIFVSEEFRVEKIALGDDVKSDHFPFYAQLFLQPELAEEQKPDDAPEDEIKKAKEQIAEEEKENTEKGPNGSSNQ, encoded by the coding sequence ATGAAATTAAAACCTTTTCTACAGGGCTTCGGAATACTTGCTGTACTAATCACCTTAATTCCGATCGTCGCTGTAGACTTCTGGTGGGTGAGAATGTTCGATTATCCACATATTCAGCTAACGTTGCTAACGCTTATGGCAATATTCGCTTACTTTTTAAGGTTTAAGATCTCAAATTGGAGAGATTATGCTTTTATGATCATACTAGTAGGTTGCTTTATCTACCAGTTTGTAAAGATTTTACCTTATACTCCATTTGTTCCTTACGATGTTGGAAAACCAACAGAAACGGTTGACAATCAAACGGGTATGATGTTGCTAACCTCTAATGTACTTCAGAAAAATAAAGAGAAAGCGATCCTGATCGAAGAGATGAAAAAACTGAATCCCGATGTTGCTGTTTTTACTGAAACTGATATTAAATGGTCAGATGCCATCAAAGCAGGTATCGGGAGCAATTATCCGTATAAAGTTGAAGTACCTCTTGACAATACGTATGGGATGCTTTTGTATTCAAAATTTAAGTTGAACAATTCTCAGGTGAAATATATCGTGGATGATAGTATTCCTTCTATTCACACTGAAATTGAACTACGTTCCGGGGATAGGATTCAACTACACGCAATTCATCCTACTCCTCCTATGCCACAACATAACCCATCATCTTCAGATCGTGATGCTGAAATGATGAAAATTGCTCTTGAATCTATGGATTCTGATATTCCAGTTGTAGTGATAGGAGATTTTAATGATGTTGCCTGGTCTCAGACTACAAGTATGTTTCAAACTGTTGGTGAATTGCTGGATGTTAGAAAAGGACGAAGTTTCTATAATACATTCAATGCCAAAAGTTTTATCATGCGCTGGTCATTGGATCATATATTTGTTTCTGAAGAATTTAGAGTAGAAAAGATTGCTTTGGGAGATGATGTAAAATCTGATCACTTTCCTTTTTACGCCCAACTATTCTTACAACCAGAATTAGCTGAAGAGCAAAAACCTGATGACGCTCCTGAAGATGAGATCAAGAAGGCGAAAGAACAAATTGCTGAAGAAGAGAAAGAAAATACAGAGAAAGGTCCTAACGGATCTAGTAATCAATAA